In Triplophysa rosa linkage group LG7, Trosa_1v2, whole genome shotgun sequence, the following proteins share a genomic window:
- the lnp1 gene encoding leukemia NUP98 fusion partner 1 has translation MAVPIHFYTQDQITEDPHEEICAYIFFGQLTATNPHIVSTSLEESNYNLPHCSESNTTNTVLREGFNSTARIISHRLHPGPSFFAGDGSHTESSTQTPKLSLRLLPAIIVDNEEDDDGNFTKWMSSYWGHGAGEDHAKARKRSFMRHSCIRNDRRASLPCMSQLEAMQNQIHANVGASVHLMTREEKEMHSHPRARRVSSDESRTKVVGPECHIPTIPELSETLEKRLRFHNQKLISTGDTDSICLICHDKLRNGRGGIQELHCAHHFHKERKGPEHGARPRSRSSAAACERGKEVPFCHGQGQEEYHSHHRQLSLRRQR, from the exons atggcagtacccattcacttctacacTCAAGATCAG ATTACAGAAGATCCACATGAAGAAATCTGTGCATACATATTTTTTGGTCAGCTTACAGCAACAAACCCACACATTGTGAGCACCTCACTGGAAGAATCCAATTACAACCTACCACACTGCTCAGAGTCTAACACCACCAATACAGTTCTGAGAGAGGGTTTCAACAGCACTGCCAGGATCATCTCGCATCGGCTACACCCTGGTCCATCTTTCTTTGCAGGAGACGGGAGCCACACGGAGAGCTCCACGCAAACCCCCAAGCTGTCTCTTCGGCTGCTTCCCGCGATTATTGTGGACAATGAGGAGGACGATGATGGGAACTTCACCAAGTGGATGAGCAGTTACTGGGGGCACGGAGCAGGAGAGGACCACGCCAAAGCAAGGAAGAGGAGCTTCATGAGGCACTCGTGCATCAGAAATGACCGCCGTGCCTCTTTGCCCTGCATG TCTCAGCTAGAGGCCATGCAGAATCAGATCCATGCAAACGTTGGGGCCTCTGTCCACCTAATGACCCGTGAGGAAAAGGAGATGCACTCCCACCCTCGGGCCCGCCGTGTGTCTTCAGACGAAAGCCGAACCAAAGTGGTGGGACCTGAGTGTCACATCCCCACCATTCCAGAGCTCTCCGAGACCTTGGAGAAGCGGCTACGTTTCCACAACCAGAAATTGATATCAACA ggTGATACGGACAGTATATGTCTTATTTGCCATGACAAATTGAGGAATGGCAGAGGTGGCATCCAAGAACTTCACTGCGCCCATCATTTCCATAAAGAG AGAAAAGGGCCGGAGCATGGTGCACGACCACGTAGCAGGAGTTCTGCTGCTGCATGCGAGCGAGGGAAAGAGGTGCCATT